A region from the uncultured Macellibacteroides sp. genome encodes:
- a CDS encoding family 78 glycoside hydrolase catalytic domain — translation MSSCIIGNEAYCRVTAQQSQIVPKENLKRGFIRPVSLMLILLVICLGINAASGISVQHMKCEYLDEPLGLDEPNPRFSWTLAATDADVYGVRQTEYRILVAKTRKQLDKNKGDMWSSGWIRSDESQQIEYQGKPLDSDRTYYWKIQVKDQNKKKSGWSNVSNWSTGLFNSSDWSAKWIGTNEVYDTNQPDCTIFDPWFRKTFSFKEKPVRLIIYVASVGYHELYVNGEKIGDGVLAPCVSDHTSRARYIAYNIADKIKPGENTIGIWLGTSWSIFKPYGTGDKPKSPIVIAQGDVYYKDNLTNNPSFRIQTDESWKCHPSPNKLLGNWAANNYGGEIWDANLEIPEWSLVSYNDSQWDNVKTFNPKLILSSQNVEETRLFDKINPIKIEERPDGSYRVDMGVNFAGWTKIKVKGKKGDRVDFLFSEREQEEITFNNHSAYIIGPSGEGCFQNRFNYSSGRWITIRGLKEKPLLSDISGWQVRTAYNPVSTFECSDSLQNWIYDRVCWTFKNLSIGGYVVDCPQRERLGYGGDAHATAETGLFNFGMGAFYTKWMQDWRDVQGWQSLNGKRDGSGVLPHTAPTNDGGGGPAWGGICVTLPWYVYQHQGDKRILEANFSLIVNWLKFLDSHTENNLLKRFGGSWDFLGDWLWPNANAEGMNNDKPETVCYNNCYRVFNLRTAAKIARVLGKEAEAVKWEEQANLSSNAIHVMFFDSADSSYADKSMGNLAAALLADVPPADLRDQVMKRLENEIRITRNGHIHVGITGGALLFKLLKEKGRDDLIYLMTSQTDYPGWGYMKANGATTIWEMWEKDLPGHSLLHSSYLYPGAWFIEGLGGIHRDSANPGFKRFIVRPPLLGESSVTWAKASFDSPVGMIKTYWKLDNGKRTLDVTVPPNSTAIVQFPICGESKVIEKTGHGKLLGNENGYALFELSSGSYSLTEVSL, via the coding sequence ATGTCAAGCTGTATAATAGGAAACGAAGCGTACTGTCGTGTAACTGCTCAACAATCACAAATTGTACCGAAAGAAAATTTAAAGAGAGGGTTTATAAGGCCTGTTTCTTTAATGCTGATTTTGCTTGTAATTTGTCTCGGTATCAATGCCGCATCCGGCATTTCTGTTCAACATATGAAATGTGAATATTTGGATGAACCCTTGGGTTTGGATGAACCTAATCCTCGTTTTAGTTGGACACTTGCTGCAACAGATGCCGATGTATACGGGGTAAGACAAACCGAATATCGAATACTCGTTGCTAAAACCAGAAAGCAATTGGATAAGAATAAAGGAGATATGTGGTCTTCCGGATGGATCAGATCAGATGAATCACAACAAATCGAATACCAGGGAAAACCTCTTGATTCCGACAGAACATATTATTGGAAGATACAGGTCAAAGACCAAAATAAAAAGAAATCAGGTTGGAGTAACGTGTCGAACTGGTCAACGGGATTATTTAATTCATCGGATTGGTCAGCAAAATGGATTGGTACAAATGAAGTTTATGATACGAATCAACCCGACTGTACTATTTTTGATCCTTGGTTCCGTAAAACATTTAGTTTTAAAGAAAAACCTGTCAGACTTATAATTTATGTAGCGTCTGTTGGTTATCATGAGTTGTATGTGAATGGAGAAAAGATTGGAGATGGAGTTTTGGCTCCTTGTGTAAGCGATCATACTTCGCGAGCCAGGTATATTGCCTACAATATAGCCGACAAAATTAAACCGGGAGAAAATACGATCGGCATTTGGCTGGGAACTTCCTGGTCCATCTTCAAACCTTATGGTACAGGAGATAAACCCAAATCACCTATTGTGATAGCTCAGGGAGATGTTTATTATAAGGATAATCTTACCAATAATCCATCATTCAGAATACAGACAGACGAATCGTGGAAGTGTCACCCAAGTCCAAATAAACTTTTAGGTAATTGGGCCGCAAATAATTACGGTGGCGAGATTTGGGATGCAAACCTGGAGATACCGGAATGGAGTTTAGTATCGTACAATGACAGCCAATGGGATAATGTCAAAACCTTTAATCCTAAATTGATTCTTTCTTCACAAAATGTAGAGGAAACCCGTCTCTTTGATAAAATAAATCCAATTAAAATTGAAGAGCGCCCGGATGGTTCTTACAGGGTGGATATGGGTGTGAATTTTGCGGGCTGGACGAAAATAAAGGTGAAAGGAAAAAAAGGAGACCGGGTTGATTTTTTATTTTCAGAAAGGGAACAAGAAGAGATAACTTTTAATAATCATAGTGCTTATATAATTGGCCCTTCCGGCGAAGGATGCTTCCAAAACCGATTTAATTACAGTTCAGGCAGGTGGATTACAATCCGGGGACTCAAAGAAAAGCCGTTGTTGTCGGATATATCCGGATGGCAAGTCAGAACGGCTTACAATCCTGTATCAACCTTCGAGTGCTCAGATTCACTTCAGAACTGGATATATGACCGTGTCTGCTGGACATTCAAAAATCTTTCTATCGGGGGATATGTGGTTGATTGTCCGCAACGGGAAAGATTAGGATATGGGGGAGATGCTCATGCTACTGCCGAGACCGGATTGTTTAATTTCGGGATGGGTGCTTTTTATACAAAATGGATGCAGGACTGGAGAGATGTTCAAGGCTGGCAATCATTGAATGGAAAAAGAGATGGAAGTGGCGTATTACCTCATACTGCTCCAACAAATGACGGAGGCGGGGGGCCTGCCTGGGGTGGGATATGTGTTACATTACCTTGGTACGTGTATCAACATCAAGGAGATAAACGAATATTGGAGGCAAATTTTAGCCTGATCGTAAACTGGCTTAAGTTTTTGGATTCTCATACTGAAAATAATTTGCTTAAGCGTTTTGGGGGTTCGTGGGACTTTTTAGGTGATTGGTTGTGGCCTAATGCCAATGCAGAAGGAATGAATAATGACAAACCCGAAACTGTTTGTTACAATAACTGTTACCGCGTTTTTAATCTTCGTACGGCAGCAAAAATAGCCCGTGTACTAGGAAAAGAGGCTGAGGCTGTGAAATGGGAGGAGCAGGCAAACCTCTCCAGTAACGCTATTCATGTTATGTTTTTTGACTCAGCTGATTCAAGTTATGCCGATAAATCGATGGGGAATCTGGCTGCGGCGTTATTGGCAGATGTGCCGCCTGCAGATCTCCGCGATCAGGTAATGAAACGACTGGAAAATGAAATCAGGATTACCCGTAATGGTCATATTCATGTAGGAATTACTGGTGGAGCTTTGTTATTTAAACTACTTAAAGAAAAGGGACGCGATGATCTTATCTACTTAATGACTTCTCAGACAGATTATCCGGGTTGGGGGTATATGAAAGCCAATGGAGCAACAACTATTTGGGAGATGTGGGAAAAAGATTTACCCGGACATTCTTTGTTACACAGTTCTTATTTATATCCGGGTGCATGGTTCATCGAAGGATTAGGTGGAATACACAGAGATTCAGCTAATCCGGGATTTAAAAGGTTTATAGTAAGGCCTCCCTTGTTAGGCGAATCGTCTGTTACTTGGGCAAAGGCATCCTTCGATTCACCTGTCGGGATGATTAAAACTTATTGGAAACTTGACAATGGTAAACGTACATTGGATGTTACAGTTCCTCCTAACAGTACCGCAATTGTTCAGTTTCCTATTTGCGGAGAATCAAAAGTTATAGAAAAAACAGGACATGGAAAGCTCCTTGGTAATGAAAACGGGTATGCATTGTTCGAATTATCATCAGGGAGTTATTCATTAACAGAAGTTTCACTCTAA
- a CDS encoding beta-N-acetylhexosaminidase, protein MKKGILVTFIVLLSMTGLAAQDNSLQVLPKPTHGVQNNSFLKLSGVTPVFIDSKSGINTAYVAEVLNETGIQSKFTDKESKAKLVFKITSDKLSSGSYSIEVKTKASKNILTSYASDREGLLNALQTVRQLAKKSGNEVTIQGCSIKDAPVFQWRAFMLDESRHFHGKQVVKNLLNEMARLKMNVFHWHLVDDPGWRIEIKKYPLLTQIGSKRDYSNMNVSPASWDSLGFGNKFYTQDEIREIVKYADDRGIRIIPEIEFPGHASASILAYPWIGTSSRKENKAVNGDLYNVTDEKMEGFYQDILDEVMSLFPSRIIHIGGDEANYAHWENSEEVKSFMIKNNIPTCSDLQIWAVNRMSRYLSSKGCKMIGWNEITGDNVRNEAHVKASVSEKLASGTIVQFWDGDISLVNKAIEKGYDVVNSNRIFTYMDYPYDGISFEKAYSFNPIPDGLSEADRSKIVGSGCQMWGEFTPNTDRLYYQTFPRIAAYAECGWCDPFTKNYDDFKSRFLQVIEPIWKSKGYIKNQPY, encoded by the coding sequence ATGAAAAAAGGTATTCTCGTTACATTCATTGTCTTATTATCAATGACCGGACTTGCGGCGCAGGATAATTCGCTTCAGGTCTTACCTAAACCAACCCATGGGGTTCAAAATAATTCTTTCTTGAAATTATCTGGAGTTACTCCGGTTTTCATAGATTCAAAGTCGGGCATTAATACAGCCTATGTGGCTGAGGTCCTGAATGAAACTGGTATTCAGTCAAAGTTTACCGACAAAGAAAGCAAGGCAAAACTTGTTTTTAAAATTACAAGCGATAAACTATCAAGTGGTTCATATAGTATTGAAGTAAAGACCAAAGCAAGCAAAAATATACTAACATCCTACGCCAGCGATCGGGAAGGTCTTCTCAACGCATTGCAAACAGTCCGTCAGTTAGCAAAGAAATCGGGTAACGAAGTAACGATTCAGGGTTGCAGTATAAAAGATGCCCCTGTATTTCAATGGAGAGCTTTTATGCTTGACGAAAGCAGACACTTTCATGGAAAGCAGGTTGTTAAAAATCTGCTTAACGAAATGGCTCGTTTAAAAATGAATGTTTTCCATTGGCACCTGGTTGATGATCCGGGATGGCGTATAGAAATAAAGAAGTACCCGCTATTAACCCAGATCGGCTCGAAAAGAGATTATTCGAATATGAATGTAAGTCCGGCTAGCTGGGATAGTTTAGGTTTCGGAAATAAGTTTTATACGCAAGATGAAATTCGAGAGATTGTAAAATACGCCGACGACAGAGGTATCCGGATTATTCCTGAAATAGAATTTCCCGGTCATGCATCTGCGTCTATTCTTGCCTATCCTTGGATTGGGACATCGAGCCGTAAAGAAAATAAAGCCGTTAACGGAGATTTATACAATGTTACAGACGAAAAAATGGAAGGGTTTTATCAAGACATTCTGGATGAGGTGATGAGTTTATTCCCATCCAGGATTATTCATATCGGAGGTGATGAAGCGAACTATGCACATTGGGAAAACTCAGAGGAAGTGAAGAGCTTTATGATTAAGAATAATATACCAACATGCTCAGATCTTCAGATATGGGCCGTAAACAGAATGTCACGGTATTTATCGTCCAAAGGATGTAAGATGATAGGATGGAACGAAATTACAGGTGATAATGTACGCAACGAAGCTCATGTAAAAGCAAGCGTTTCCGAGAAACTAGCATCCGGTACAATCGTTCAGTTTTGGGATGGAGATATTAGCCTGGTTAACAAAGCGATCGAAAAAGGATACGACGTCGTAAATTCAAACAGAATTTTTACCTATATGGATTATCCGTACGATGGAATCTCTTTCGAAAAAGCCTATTCATTTAATCCTATTCCCGACGGACTATCGGAAGCCGACAGGAGTAAGATAGTAGGTTCTGGTTGCCAAATGTGGGGAGAATTCACTCCGAATACTGATAGGCTTTACTACCAGACATTTCCTCGTATCGCAGCCTATGCCGAGTGCGGATGGTGCGATCCCTTTACTAAGAATTATGATGATTTTAAGAGTAGGTTCCTCCAGGTGATTGAGCCAATCTGGAAATCAAAAGGGTATATTAAGAACCAACCCTATTAA
- a CDS encoding glycosyl hydrolase has translation MIKSTRSVRRRLAVFCSILCMGAFCFQTMGQDNRSDQKLSALEKGFKQMPDSIQTSVYWYWMSDHISKKGVVKDLESMKKVGINRAFIGNIGTSEIPFGKVKIFSDEWWDILHTALKTATDLGIEIGIFNSPGWSQSGGPWVKPEQAMRYLSLSETIVTGPVKLRTKLEKTSADFQDVKVIAYPVQAGSDRTVNAKNAKISSLPAVNEIDKIADGDKATEVTIPQGGNFIVDFSCKEVETVRSISIFPAHRPIALHADVYAGDKLIKSFDVNRTNAELNVGFNPYGPVVIALPKVSSKTFRLVLSNANANSGIAEINLTACPMEERYIEKTLAKMHQTPLPYWPDYMWPVQPEAEDLSFAIDPAKVLDLTDKMDKDGNISWNVPKGTWKIVRSGMVPTGTKNAPASPEATGLETDKMSKEHIASHFDAFLGEIIRRIPAEDRKTWKVAVQDSYETGGQNWTDDFIAIFKERYGYSPVPYIPVFNGYVVGNRDLSDRFLWDLRRLIADKVSYDYVGGLREVCHKNGLRTWLENYGHWGFPGEFLQYGGQSDENGGEFWSEGELGNIENRAGSSCSHIYGRTKVSAESFTCGGPNFSRYPEKMKQRGDRFFTEGINNTLLHLFIQQPYEDKFPGVNAPFGNEFDRNNTWFSHLNLFIDYLKRCNLMLQQGLYVADAAYFIGEDAPKMTGICDPALPKGYSFDYINGEVILSRAEVKDGYLVLPDGMKYRILVLPKLETMRPGLLRKIVKLVNDGAVVLGPAPKYSPSLQNYPYSDQEVRELAAGLWGDVDGQKVKYGKRGKGMILSGMSMEEAFELLDVKPDLQVAANDPVMFIHRTLPEGDIYFVSNQSEEPITINPAFRITGKAPELWNAIDGKSRDLKSYVQSDGVTKVPLKLCAYESAFVVFRKESNQLSKGGIEINYPIEQPLYSFSTPWTVTFDAKQRGPVNPVQMSELKDWTTFSNDSIKYYSGAADYKNEFKLSVSPKGKTLYLNLGKLTAMAKVKVNGIEVGGAWTAPWRVDISDAVKKGKNTIEITVVNTWVNRLIGDQNLPENLRKTWCLVNPYNKDSQLQPSGLIGPVTVSSVIYE, from the coding sequence ATGATAAAATCAACAAGATCAGTTCGCCGAAGATTAGCGGTGTTTTGCTCAATCTTATGTATGGGAGCTTTTTGCTTCCAAACTATGGGTCAGGACAACCGTAGTGATCAGAAGCTTTCAGCATTGGAAAAAGGATTTAAACAGATGCCCGATTCTATTCAAACATCAGTGTATTGGTATTGGATGTCAGACCACATTTCAAAAAAAGGAGTGGTAAAAGATCTTGAATCAATGAAGAAGGTAGGCATAAACCGGGCTTTTATTGGAAATATTGGAACCAGTGAAATCCCGTTCGGTAAAGTAAAAATATTCAGCGATGAATGGTGGGATATTCTTCATACAGCATTGAAAACTGCCACCGATCTAGGAATAGAGATAGGAATATTCAATAGTCCGGGATGGAGCCAGTCCGGAGGCCCGTGGGTAAAGCCGGAGCAAGCAATGCGCTATCTTTCGTTATCTGAAACCATAGTAACCGGACCGGTTAAACTTCGGACAAAGCTTGAAAAGACATCTGCCGATTTTCAGGATGTGAAAGTTATTGCCTATCCCGTACAAGCAGGATCGGATAGAACCGTAAATGCCAAAAATGCAAAGATATCTTCTTTGCCTGCGGTCAATGAAATTGATAAAATTGCTGATGGAGATAAAGCAACCGAAGTGACTATACCTCAGGGAGGAAATTTTATTGTCGATTTTAGCTGCAAGGAAGTTGAAACAGTTCGTTCAATATCAATCTTTCCTGCACACAGACCTATTGCATTGCATGCAGACGTCTACGCAGGAGATAAATTAATTAAATCGTTTGATGTAAATCGTACCAATGCGGAGTTAAACGTAGGATTTAATCCCTACGGACCTGTTGTAATCGCTTTACCAAAAGTGTCTTCCAAAACGTTCAGACTGGTTTTGTCGAATGCAAATGCAAATAGTGGTATAGCCGAAATAAATCTTACGGCTTGTCCTATGGAAGAACGTTATATTGAGAAGACTCTTGCAAAGATGCATCAGACACCTCTTCCTTATTGGCCCGATTATATGTGGCCGGTACAACCGGAGGCCGAGGATTTAAGTTTTGCCATTGATCCGGCTAAGGTGCTGGATCTGACAGACAAGATGGACAAAGACGGAAATATATCATGGAATGTACCCAAAGGAACATGGAAAATAGTACGTTCCGGAATGGTTCCTACCGGAACAAAGAATGCTCCTGCATCACCGGAAGCTACCGGACTTGAAACAGATAAGATGAGTAAAGAGCATATTGCATCACATTTCGATGCTTTTCTGGGCGAAATAATCAGACGCATTCCAGCCGAAGACAGGAAGACCTGGAAAGTAGCCGTGCAGGATAGCTACGAAACGGGTGGACAAAACTGGACAGACGATTTTATAGCCATTTTTAAAGAACGTTACGGCTATAGTCCCGTTCCCTATATCCCTGTTTTTAATGGATATGTTGTAGGGAACAGAGATTTATCCGATCGCTTCCTTTGGGATTTGAGACGGTTGATAGCCGATAAAGTTTCTTACGATTACGTGGGGGGATTAAGAGAAGTCTGTCACAAGAACGGACTCAGGACATGGCTCGAAAACTATGGACACTGGGGATTTCCCGGCGAATTCCTACAATACGGAGGTCAGTCCGATGAAAACGGAGGAGAGTTCTGGAGTGAAGGAGAGTTAGGCAATATAGAAAACAGAGCAGGTTCATCTTGTAGTCACATTTATGGAAGAACTAAAGTCTCCGCCGAATCATTTACTTGTGGCGGACCAAACTTTTCAAGATACCCCGAAAAGATGAAACAACGGGGAGACCGCTTTTTTACAGAAGGAATAAACAACACCTTGCTGCATCTGTTTATTCAGCAACCTTATGAAGATAAGTTTCCGGGAGTAAACGCTCCATTCGGAAATGAGTTCGACCGAAATAACACATGGTTCAGTCACCTTAATTTGTTCATCGATTACTTAAAAAGATGTAATCTTATGTTACAGCAAGGGTTGTACGTAGCAGATGCCGCTTATTTTATTGGAGAAGATGCACCTAAGATGACAGGTATATGCGATCCGGCCTTACCTAAAGGATATTCTTTCGATTATATAAACGGTGAAGTAATTCTATCCCGGGCAGAAGTGAAGGATGGTTATTTAGTATTACCAGATGGTATGAAATACCGGATATTGGTTTTACCCAAACTAGAGACGATGAGGCCCGGGTTACTTCGTAAAATTGTGAAGTTAGTGAACGACGGAGCCGTTGTATTAGGACCAGCTCCCAAGTATTCGCCAAGTTTACAAAACTATCCTTACAGCGACCAGGAAGTCCGCGAACTTGCCGCCGGTTTGTGGGGGGATGTGGATGGACAGAAAGTGAAATATGGCAAACGAGGCAAAGGAATGATTTTATCGGGAATGAGTATGGAAGAAGCATTTGAACTATTAGACGTGAAGCCCGATTTACAAGTCGCCGCAAACGATCCTGTCATGTTTATACACCGTACATTGCCCGAAGGCGATATTTACTTTGTATCCAATCAATCAGAAGAACCAATAACAATAAATCCTGCATTCAGAATTACCGGCAAAGCCCCGGAATTATGGAACGCGATAGATGGAAAGAGCCGCGATTTGAAGAGCTACGTTCAATCCGATGGAGTAACGAAGGTACCACTCAAACTTTGTGCGTACGAAAGTGCCTTTGTTGTTTTCAGAAAAGAATCTAACCAGCTTTCTAAGGGTGGAATAGAGATTAATTATCCAATAGAACAACCGTTATATAGTTTTTCAACCCCATGGACGGTAACGTTCGATGCAAAGCAAAGAGGTCCGGTTAATCCTGTCCAAATGTCGGAGTTGAAGGATTGGACAACCTTTTCCAACGATAGTATCAAATATTATTCGGGAGCTGCAGACTATAAAAATGAATTTAAGCTATCCGTTTCGCCGAAAGGAAAGACGCTGTACCTGAATCTTGGAAAGTTAACAGCCATGGCAAAAGTGAAAGTAAACGGTATTGAAGTAGGAGGAGCATGGACTGCTCCCTGGAGAGTAGATATTTCGGATGCGGTAAAGAAGGGTAAAAATACGATAGAGATTACAGTCGTAAATACCTGGGTGAACCGCCTCATTGGAGATCAGAACCTTCCGGAAAATCTGCGGAAAACCTGGTGTTTGGTAAATCCTTATAATAAAGACAGTCAGCTACAGCCTTCAGGTTTGATAGGCCCGGTAACGGTATCTTCTGTTATATACGAATAA
- the aldA gene encoding aldehyde dehydrogenase, whose amino-acid sequence MKNLKMFINGKFVENTSDKWIDVLNPSTEEVISRMPAGTAEDASKAIDAAEKAQPEWEKLPAVERGKYLKKIANGIRKREAELTDIIVREGGKTQGLANVEVLFTADYMDYMAEWARRYEGEIIQSDRPKENIFLFKKPIGVTTGILPWNFPFFLIARKAAPSLVTGNTIVVKPSQLTPENAYVFAQIVEESGLPAGVFNLVTGKGSIVGNELAANPKVGMVSLTGSVAAGQQIMVAAAPNITKVSLELGGKAPAIVMDDADIDLAVKSIIASRVINTGQVCNCCERVYVHKNVKDEFQQKVIAGMKKVLTGDPGKEKNLDMGPLIDANSLQSVQEKVEKAVLQGAKIACGGNRIGNKGYFFEPTVLTDVTHTMDIAHEETFGPVLPIIEFTDINQAIEWANDCEYGLTSSLYTQNLNTALKVIRSLKFGETYINRENFEAMQGFHAGWRKSGIGGADGKHGLEEYLQTHVVYVETQD is encoded by the coding sequence ATGAAAAATTTGAAAATGTTCATCAATGGAAAGTTTGTTGAAAATACTTCAGACAAATGGATTGATGTATTGAACCCTTCAACCGAGGAAGTAATTTCCCGGATGCCTGCCGGAACTGCCGAAGATGCAAGTAAAGCAATTGATGCTGCCGAAAAAGCGCAGCCTGAATGGGAAAAACTCCCTGCCGTTGAGAGAGGAAAATATCTTAAAAAAATAGCAAACGGAATTCGGAAAAGAGAAGCCGAATTAACAGATATCATCGTGAGAGAGGGCGGAAAAACACAGGGACTTGCCAATGTTGAAGTCTTGTTTACCGCCGATTATATGGATTATATGGCTGAATGGGCCCGTCGTTACGAAGGCGAAATCATTCAAAGTGACCGCCCAAAAGAAAATATATTCCTGTTTAAAAAACCAATTGGGGTAACTACCGGAATCCTGCCATGGAATTTTCCTTTTTTTCTGATTGCCAGAAAAGCAGCCCCCTCATTGGTTACAGGAAATACCATCGTGGTAAAACCGAGCCAGTTAACTCCCGAAAATGCCTACGTATTTGCTCAGATTGTAGAAGAATCGGGATTACCTGCAGGTGTTTTTAATCTTGTAACCGGCAAAGGTTCAATCGTAGGCAACGAACTGGCAGCCAATCCTAAAGTAGGAATGGTAAGCCTTACAGGAAGCGTAGCAGCTGGTCAGCAGATTATGGTAGCTGCTGCACCCAACATCACCAAGGTATCCCTCGAACTGGGAGGAAAAGCTCCCGCCATTGTTATGGATGATGCCGACATAGATTTGGCTGTAAAATCCATTATTGCATCCAGAGTCATAAATACAGGACAGGTATGTAACTGCTGCGAACGGGTTTATGTCCACAAAAATGTAAAGGATGAATTCCAGCAAAAAGTTATTGCCGGAATGAAGAAGGTGTTGACCGGAGATCCCGGTAAAGAAAAGAACCTGGACATGGGGCCGTTAATCGATGCCAACTCACTTCAATCCGTACAGGAGAAAGTGGAAAAAGCTGTTCTTCAGGGAGCTAAGATTGCATGCGGAGGAAACAGGATTGGCAATAAAGGCTACTTCTTCGAACCAACCGTACTGACAGACGTAACACATACTATGGATATCGCTCACGAAGAAACCTTCGGCCCGGTATTACCTATCATCGAATTTACCGACATCAACCAGGCAATCGAATGGGCAAATGATTGTGAATACGGACTTACTTCATCCCTGTATACACAGAACCTCAATACGGCGCTCAAAGTAATTCGTTCGCTTAAGTTTGGAGAAACGTACATCAACAGAGAAAACTTCGAAGCCATGCAAGGATTCCATGCAGGATGGCGCAAATCCGGAATTGGTGGAGCCGATGGCAAGCATGGACTGGAAGAATATCTGCAAACTCATGTTGTTTATGTTGAAACCCAGGATTAA
- a CDS encoding (Fe-S)-binding protein: MDNTYKIGLFIPCYVNAIYPEVGIATYKLLKHLGLHVDYPMDQTCCGQPMANAGFENKGLAAIERFGELFKDYDYIVGPSASCVAFVKENHPPILAAHGHVCQTEGKIYDICEFLHDVVKPDKLPGEFPYKVSVHNSCHGVRELHLSSASEENVTRYSKIMDLLALKEGIQLTEPKRADECCGFGGMFAVEEQAVSVAMGRDKLRSHMETGAQYITGADSSCLMHMQGIARREKLPVKFIHVAEILASGL, from the coding sequence ATGGACAACACGTATAAAATAGGATTATTTATCCCCTGTTATGTAAATGCAATATACCCCGAAGTGGGTATAGCAACCTACAAATTACTTAAACATCTGGGATTACACGTAGATTATCCTATGGATCAAACCTGCTGCGGCCAGCCTATGGCCAACGCAGGCTTTGAAAACAAAGGATTAGCTGCCATAGAAAGATTCGGCGAACTGTTCAAAGACTACGATTACATAGTAGGTCCTTCGGCAAGTTGTGTTGCTTTTGTAAAAGAAAATCACCCGCCGATACTTGCTGCACACGGGCATGTGTGCCAGACAGAAGGGAAAATCTATGACATCTGCGAATTCCTGCACGACGTAGTTAAACCGGACAAGCTTCCGGGAGAATTCCCCTATAAAGTGAGTGTGCATAACAGCTGCCACGGTGTGAGGGAATTACATCTGTCGTCCGCCAGTGAAGAGAATGTTACAAGGTATTCCAAGATAATGGATCTCCTTGCCCTAAAGGAGGGGATTCAACTAACGGAACCGAAAAGAGCGGACGAGTGCTGCGGTTTTGGTGGCATGTTTGCCGTTGAGGAACAGGCGGTATCTGTTGCCATGGGAAGGGATAAGCTACGCAGTCATATGGAAACAGGCGCCCAATACATTACCGGTGCCGACAGTTCATGCCTGATGCATATGCAGGGAATTGCCCGGAGAGAAAAACTGCCTGTAAAATTCATTCATGTTGCCGAAATATTAGCTAGTGGACTATGA